From one Montipora capricornis isolate CH-2021 chromosome 10, ASM3666992v2, whole genome shotgun sequence genomic stretch:
- the LOC138021330 gene encoding monocarboxylate transporter 13-like, producing MFQKQSFRIRGTLDGGLSWFVVLGSFLTQFVVVGIHNVFGLLYLDLLTEFGESKATTAWVASISFGLTFVFSPLSCSLCKKFGCKAVTTVGGILVGTGLVLSSFVDSILHMYITYSFLFGLGSSMCYVSSVLVISSYFNKNLVLANGIGLAGAGVGTITLAPALNLLLDSYYWRDALRILTASSLLILISGLIYYLIPAPIKFVNADEYQDKGKHFDFSFLKNKAYIIWVVVVGLVLFGFYIPYVHLVRHSQDLGINKHKGAVLVGYMAMSQTVGKIVFGRVADHPRVNRIYLYQLCLLVCSVLTTLLPTLTTYKSLLAYCIVFGFHEGCFVVLIAVLTGDIAGKKKMTAAFGVMYFFTGIPMMLGPPVAGWMYPITQSYEPAFYMAGAFTTLGACLLFLVPFLLPLEVHDEWCTRTNGFRQRIQSTSSSEATKSWTLDSGSFFSDTSSYEANAIGSDRDLTDCQKKDFTISVIDNSLKSDLVERQSNGSRMGYLVEKYFSMPKLVYQEDCILANSYDYSRLSNDVWVHSLDPNRETNV from the exons ATGTTTCAAAAGCAAAGTTTTCGAATTCGCGGGACCTTAGACGGGGGTCTAAGTTGGTTTGTGGTTCTCGGCTCATTTCTGACACAGTTTGTTGTTGTGGGAATACACAATGTATTCGGTCTCTTGTACCTTGATCTGTTAACAGAGTTTGGGGAAAGCAAGGCGACTACAG CTTGGGTAGCCTCGATTTCGTTTGGCCTCACTTTCGTGTTCTCGCCTTTAAGCTGCTCGCTGTGCAAGAAGTTTGGCTGCAAAGCTGTTACTACTGTTGGTGGAATATTGGTTGGCACCGGTCTCGTACTATCATCTTTCGTGGACAGTATTCTCCATATGTACATCACGTACTCCTTCCTGTTTGGCCTGGGCTCCAGCATGTGCTACGTATCTTCCGTTCTAGTGATTAGTAGTTATTTCAATAAAAACCTCGTACTTGCTAATGGTATTGGTCTTGCTGGAGCGGGAGTGGGAACAATAACACTTGCACCCGCACTGAATCTCTTATTGGACAGTTACTACTGGCGTGATGCACTCCGCATACTAACTGCCTCTTCTTTACTTATACTGATCAGCGGTCTTATTTACTACTTGATACCCGCGCCAATTAAATTTGTCAACGCTGACGAGTATCAAGACAAAGGGAAACATTTTGACTTTTCATTTCTCAAGAACAAGGCTTATATCATCTGGGTTGTCGTTGTTGGATTGGTGCTGTTTGGGTTTTACATACCATACGTTCATTTG GTCCGACATAGTCAAGATCTTGGCATCAACAAACATAAAGGAGCCGTTTTAGTTGGCTATATGGCAATGTCTCAAACAGTTGGCAAGATTGTATTTGGCCGTGTTGCTGATCACCCGCGCGTCAATCGGATTTACTTGTATCAGTTGTGCCTCCTGGTCTGTAGTGTCCTCACAACTCTCCTCCCTACACTTACAACTTACAAATCATTGCTGGCTTATTGCATCGTATTTGGTTTCCATGAGGGATGTTTTGTTGTCTTAATCGCTGTTCTCACTGGCGATATtgctggaaagaaaaaaatgacagcGGCATTTGGAGTCATGTATTTTTTCACTGGTATTCCTATGATGTTGGGTCCTCCTGTAGCTG GCTGGATGTATCCCATCACTCAAAGCTACGAGCCTGCGTTCTACATGGCCGGTGCTTTCACCACACTCGGAGCATGCCTTTTATTCTTGGTCCCATTCCTACTTCCGCTTGAGGTGCATGACGAGTGGTGCACGCGCACAAATGGTTTTCGTCAGCGAATTCAATCAACTAGCTCAAGTGAAGCAACAAAATCCTGGACTTTGGACTCTGGGTCTTTTTTCTCTGACACTTCATCATACGAAGCCAACGCAATTGGTTCTGATAGGGACTTAACAGATTGTCAAAAGAAAGATTTTACGATTTCTGTCATAGACAATTCTTTGAAATCAGACCTTGTTGAAAGACAATCAAATGGGTCAAGAATGGGATATCTCGTGGAAAAATACTTTTCTATGCCAAAGCTGGTATATCAAGAAGATTGCATTCTTGCTAATTCTTATGACTATTCTCGTTTATCAAATGACGTGTGGGTCCATTCTTTGGATCCGAATAGGGAAACTAATGTCTAG
- the LOC138019599 gene encoding uncharacterized protein, producing MQSKSKLPFSLHCLFGFFLMARATASENNKDYAVMDKIMRINNKTDPSSEDVNIIEMDIRLPPAESAANSNEFSNSLRRKFNLWPGGVVPYVLDSTIVNRTRHVEVLRKAMEIWQNISCVKFVERTTQTRFARVVYGSRGCNSNIGALWTRPSEVSLGFNCDHVSVATHELGHLLGFGHEQSRPDRDEYIDILWENVSPAHHRIFRKQSFWLFHSFGTPYDYSSIMHYGSHYFSKNGKPTMVSRDPKVKWFGNRFPSRLDIKQVNLMYSCTEFPIFPDHFSILSTSPTFYNCIKIDQPRDLQWETKFLCYKPTLKMLTIIWSNDGPITGQDCINTAMPYERGARFWANSFLCLPRQSVLRLTWSISQPLNGQKCLVIREGKLTRRRYFLCGKMKYKKIDGNWSKWSPWSACSHRCGGGFQIRQRLCDSPAPKYGGATCRGSQYETIACNSHLCPDFPSWPNDFKFLFIGFTPRRKKCISIYERHQYSAWARAKLCWPNKKKFIDLRWSDNRKLTGMRCTRITERSGRQSYWWRDNYLCVKNAPYNFRWSTNGPIKGLKCLRWYNPSFFHQNLWQNNYLCAEEYPKPRRSIGTGCYPGWNSFVVNRIPYCYLPVSNQQLTWEEAQEHCQGEKSNLVSITNKEEENFIKTIATNNVWIGLHKKHNWEWIDRTPLAYLNWSRGEPNNGGTSNVPEKCAMLGSFRGKWNDFPCSTKFNFICKMSGAQ from the exons ATCCATCATCCGAAGATGTCAACATTATTGAGATGGACATTCGTCTCCCACCCGCAGAATCAGCAGCAAATAGTAACGAATTTTCCAATTCTCTGCGACGAAAATTCAATCTTTGGCCCGGTGGAGTGGTACCTTACGTTCTAGATTCTACTATAG TGAACCGCACAAGACACGTGGAAGTGTTGCGCAAGGCGATGGAAATCTGGCAAAACATTTCCTGCGTCAAGTTCGTAGAGAGGACAACTCAGACACGATTTGCACGTGTCGTTTATGGTTCCAGAGG TTGTAATTCCAATATAGGTGCATTATGGACCAGGCCCTCAGAAGTATCTCTTGGATTTAATTGTGATCATGTTTCCGTAGCAACACACGAGCTTGGTCACTTACTGGGGTTTGGGCACGAGCAGAGCAGGCCTGATAGAGATGAATACATCGACATATTGTGGGAAAACGTCAGTCCAG CTCACCATAGGATCTTCAGAAAGCAAAGTTTTTGGCTCTTTCACAGTTTTGGTACCCCGTATGACTACAGCTCCATAATGCACTACGGTTCTCACTATTTCTCCAAGAACGGAAAACCAACCATGGTATCACGTGATCCCAAGGTTAAATGGTTTGGAAACCGTTTTCCAAGCAGGCTGGACATAAAACAG GTGAACCTTATGTACTCCTGCACAG aATTTCCAATTTTCCCAGATCACTTTTCTATCCTTTCTACCTCACCTACATTTTACAACTGTATCAAAATAGACCAACCACGTGACCTACAGTGGGAAACCAAATTCCTGTGTTACAAGCCAACCTTAAAGATGCTCACTATCATTTGGTCAAATGATGGACCAATCACAGGCCAGGATTGTATCAATACTGCCATGCCCTACGAACGTGGTGCTAGGTTTTGGGCAAACAGTTTTCTTTGCCTTCCTCGACAAAGTGTTTTGAGGCTGACGTGGTCAATTTCTCAGCCATTAAATGGACAGAAATGTTTGGTAATAAGAGAAGGAAAGTTGACAAGAAGACGTTACTTCCTCTGCGGGAAGATGAAGTACAAAAAGATAG ATGGTAACTGGTCAAAGTGGTCGCCATGGAGTGCATGTAGCCATAGGTGTGGAGGTGGATTCCAAATCAGACAACGCCTTTGTGACTCGCCAGCTCCCAAATATGGCGGAGCCACATGCAGAGGGAGTCAATATGAAACCATCGCTTGTAACAGTCATCTCTGTCCAG ATTTTCCTTCATGGCCGAAcgatttcaagtttttattcATAGGATTTACTCCCCGACGAAAAAAGTGTATTTCTATATATGAACGGCACCAATACTCTGCTTGGGCACGGGCCAAACTCTGTTGGCCAAATAAGAAGAAATTTATTGACCTTCGATGGTCTGATAACAGAAAATTAACGGGAATGCGCTGCACGAGGATTACAGAAAGAAGTGGTCGTCAAAGTTATTGGTGGAGGGACAATTACCTCTGCGTCAAGAATGCTCCTTACAA CTTTAGGTGGTCCACAAACGGACCAATCAAAGGTTTAAAGTGTCTTAGATGGTACAACCCTTCTTTCTTTCATCAAAACCTTTGGCAGAACAATTATCTCTGTGCAGAGGAGTATCCGAAACCAAGGCGCT CAATAGGAACTGGATGCTACCCGGGATGGAATTCCTTCGTTGTTAACAGGATCCCATATTGTTATCTTCCCGTCAGTAACCAGCAGCTGACGTGGGAGGAAGCACAAGAACATTGCCAGGGGGAAAAATCGAATCTAGTCAGTATCACCAATAAAGAGGAAGAAAATTTCATTAAAACCATAGCTACGAACAATGTATGGATTGGACTTCACAAGAAGCATAACTGGGAATGGATAGATAG GACACCACTAGCATACCTGAATTGGTCTCGCGGTGAACCCAATAATGGAGGTACATCAAACGTACCAGAAAAGTGCGCCATGCTTGGCAGCTTTAGGGGCAAATGGAATGACTTCCCGTGTAGCACGAAATTCAACTTCATCTGCAAAATGAGTGGAGCCCAGTGA